The following proteins come from a genomic window of Anaerobutyricum hallii:
- a CDS encoding metal ABC transporter permease, whose product MTHILQELSFYLSYPFVRYALIVGVLIALCSSLLGVTLVLKRFSFIGDGLSHVAFGAMAIATIFKLVNNTIFIMPVTIIAAILLLRTGQNTKIKGDAAIAMLSVSALAVGYLVMNIFSTSANVSGDVCSTLFGSTTILTLTEGEVISCIIMSVLVVAFFILFYNRIFAVTFDENFTKAIGKNAEGYNLMIAVITAVIIVLAMSLVGSLLISALIIFPALSAMRVARSFKGVVVYAAILSVIGAFFGIVLSILCSTPVGATIVILDLILFFINCIIGKIMGR is encoded by the coding sequence ATGACACACATCTTGCAGGAGCTTTCTTTTTATCTATCCTACCCGTTTGTGCGATATGCATTGATTGTCGGAGTTTTAATTGCATTGTGTTCTTCTCTTTTAGGAGTAACACTTGTGTTGAAGCGTTTTTCTTTTATTGGAGATGGACTTTCCCATGTCGCTTTTGGAGCTATGGCAATTGCTACTATTTTTAAACTGGTAAATAATACTATTTTTATTATGCCGGTAACGATCATTGCGGCGATTTTACTTCTTAGGACCGGGCAAAATACGAAGATAAAAGGTGATGCTGCCATAGCGATGCTTTCCGTAAGTGCACTGGCAGTAGGATATCTTGTTATGAATATTTTTTCTACATCGGCAAATGTATCGGGAGATGTCTGTTCAACGCTATTTGGTTCTACAACGATTCTTACATTAACGGAAGGGGAAGTGATTAGCTGTATTATTATGTCTGTATTGGTCGTTGCATTTTTCATTTTGTTCTATAATCGGATTTTTGCAGTTACGTTTGATGAGAACTTTACAAAAGCGATTGGAAAAAATGCAGAAGGATATAATCTGATGATTGCAGTAATTACCGCAGTAATCATTGTACTTGCAATGAGTCTGGTCGGTTCCCTTTTAATATCAGCACTTATTATATTTCCGGCACTTTCTGCGATGCGTGTAGCCCGGTCTTTCAAAGGTGTGGTTGTTTATGCAGCGATTCTTTCTGTTATTGGTGCATTTTTTGGAATTGTGCTTTCTATTTTATGCTCTACACCTGTAGGAGCAACTATAGTAATTCTTGATTTGATTCTCTTTTTTATAAATTGTATAATTGGAAAAATAATGGGAAGATGA
- a CDS encoding ABC transporter substrate-binding protein, with the protein MKKKKWNSVFAVVLLAVMAASLLSGCGKKSTEQENKETIRVYLWSTSLYEKYAPYIQSQLPDINIEFVVGNNDLDFYQFLQENDGMPDIITCCRFSLHDALPLQNSLMDLSTTNEAGAVYNSYLNSFMNEDGSVNWLPVCADAHGFVVNKALFEKYNIPLPTDYKSFVSACQAFEKVGIRGFAADYFYDYTCMETLQGLSASELSSTNGRKWRTAYSDPASTEKVGLDNVVWPDAFDRMEQFIKDTKLGPDDLKLDYDTVDNLYQNGKLAMYFGSSAGVKKYKDQGIDTVFLPFFEQNGEKWIMTTPYFQVALNSELEKDETRKDNAMKVLKVMLSAKAQNIIADGQDTLSYSQDVPLRLTDYLKDVKSVIEENHMYIRIASNDFFSVSQDVVSKMITGEYNSQQAYKAFDSMLRQSEDTSNEKVVLNSTKSYSNYFHSDGGNESYSVMANTLRGCYKSDVLLATGNSFTGSVLQADYTEKMAGNMIMPNGLCAYKKKMNGAELLKTVQSFVEGTEGGFQPFNKGSLPVVSGVSIEVKEKNGKYTLLRIKKDGKQIKEDDTFTVTCLATENNMAPFLTDENHGFTEEKQRVKDTWVNYVLQGNAVLAEPEQYITLRE; encoded by the coding sequence ATGAAAAAGAAAAAATGGAACAGCGTGTTCGCTGTAGTGTTGTTAGCGGTGATGGCAGCATCGCTTTTATCAGGCTGTGGGAAAAAGAGCACAGAACAGGAAAATAAAGAAACAATCCGGGTGTATTTATGGAGTACGAGTCTGTATGAGAAATACGCACCGTATATCCAGTCTCAGCTTCCAGATATAAATATTGAATTTGTAGTGGGAAACAATGATCTTGATTTTTATCAGTTTCTTCAGGAGAATGATGGTATGCCAGATATTATTACCTGCTGCCGTTTTTCCCTGCATGATGCGCTGCCATTACAAAACAGTCTGATGGACCTGTCTACTACGAATGAGGCAGGAGCTGTCTATAATTCTTATCTTAACAGCTTTATGAATGAGGATGGCAGCGTGAACTGGCTTCCGGTTTGTGCGGATGCGCATGGCTTTGTTGTTAATAAAGCACTTTTTGAGAAATATAATATTCCTCTTCCTACAGATTATAAAAGCTTTGTTTCTGCATGTCAGGCATTTGAGAAGGTAGGAATTCGAGGATTTGCTGCTGACTATTTTTATGATTATACTTGTATGGAAACGCTGCAGGGACTGTCTGCCTCAGAACTTTCCTCTACAAATGGACGCAAGTGGAGAACAGCATATAGTGATCCGGCAAGTACAGAAAAAGTTGGACTTGATAATGTTGTCTGGCCGGATGCTTTTGATCGGATGGAACAATTTATTAAAGATACAAAACTTGGACCGGATGATCTTAAGCTTGATTATGATACGGTAGATAATTTATACCAGAATGGGAAACTTGCTATGTACTTTGGAAGTTCTGCCGGAGTTAAGAAGTATAAAGATCAGGGAATAGATACCGTATTTCTGCCGTTTTTTGAACAGAATGGAGAAAAGTGGATAATGACTACTCCTTATTTTCAGGTTGCTTTAAACAGTGAATTGGAAAAAGACGAGACACGCAAAGATAATGCGATGAAGGTTCTTAAGGTGATGCTTTCTGCAAAGGCACAGAATATAATTGCTGACGGACAGGATACGCTTAGTTACAGCCAGGATGTGCCTCTTCGTCTTACAGATTATCTAAAGGATGTAAAATCAGTAATCGAAGAGAATCATATGTATATTCGTATTGCTTCTAATGATTTTTTCAGTGTTTCCCAAGATGTGGTTTCAAAGATGATTACAGGTGAATATAACTCTCAGCAGGCATACAAAGCTTTTGATTCCATGCTTCGGCAATCGGAAGATACTTCTAACGAAAAAGTAGTTTTGAACTCCACGAAATCATATTCTAATTATTTTCATAGTGACGGAGGAAATGAATCGTATTCCGTAATGGCTAATACACTGCGCGGATGTTATAAAAGTGATGTCTTACTTGCAACCGGTAATAGTTTTACCGGCAGTGTGCTTCAGGCAGATTATACAGAAAAGATGGCAGGAAATATGATTATGCCGAATGGTCTGTGTGCTTATAAAAAGAAAATGAATGGTGCAGAATTATTAAAAACAGTTCAATCTTTTGTGGAAGGTACAGAGGGAGGTTTCCAGCCTTTTAATAAAGGTTCCTTACCTGTTGTCAGTGGAGTTTCTATTGAAGTAAAGGAAAAGAATGGAAAGTATACGCTGCTTAGGATTAAGAAAGACGGAAAGCAGATTAAAGAAGATGATACATTTACTGTGACTTGCCTTGCGACAGAGAATAATATGGCTCCTTTTCTTACAGATGAGAACCATGGGTTTACAGAAGAGAAACAACGGGTAAAAGATACGTGGGTGAATTATGTGTTACAAGGTAATGCTGTACTTGCAGAGCCTGAACAATATATTACTTTGAGGGAATAA
- a CDS encoding helix-turn-helix transcriptional regulator has product MLDLLYSYKTTVKFLGSVLGPDYEVVLQDLSNKNHSVIAIENGHISGRTIGSPLTSAVFQMLSSKVYEENDFVANYKGVAENGHILRSSSMFIKDSNGNPIGLLCINFDDSRYMELHEKLFSLIHPGNFVKNISSGLSNSTDNIKDLSSSITENFAIDVAALREQIFNDATTNLNTPVDRLNQNERKEIMIKLHEQGLFQLKGSIPFVAKRFSCSQATIYRYLGEINN; this is encoded by the coding sequence ATGTTAGATTTACTTTATTCCTATAAAACCACTGTAAAGTTTTTAGGCAGCGTATTAGGCCCGGATTATGAAGTTGTTCTTCAGGACCTATCCAATAAGAATCATTCTGTAATTGCAATCGAAAATGGTCATATCAGCGGAAGGACTATTGGCAGTCCCCTTACAAGTGCTGTATTTCAGATGCTTTCCTCCAAAGTATATGAGGAGAATGATTTTGTTGCCAATTATAAAGGTGTTGCGGAAAATGGACATATTCTCCGTTCTTCCAGTATGTTCATCAAAGACTCTAACGGGAATCCGATTGGTCTTTTATGTATTAACTTCGATGACAGCCGATATATGGAACTGCATGAGAAGTTATTCTCACTGATTCATCCTGGGAATTTTGTTAAAAATATATCTTCGGGACTTTCAAATAGTACGGATAATATAAAAGATTTATCCAGCAGTATTACGGAAAACTTTGCAATAGACGTTGCAGCTCTACGAGAACAGATTTTCAATGATGCAACTACCAATCTTAACACTCCGGTAGATCGTTTAAACCAGAATGAGCGAAAAGAGATTATGATAAAGCTTCATGAACAAGGTTTATTTCAATTAAAAGGCTCCATACCTTTTGTCGCAAAAAGATTCTCCTGTTCACAGGCAACAATTTACAGATACTTAGGAGAAATAAATAATTAA
- a CDS encoding FUSC family protein, with translation MTFYQELQLSSTGSKELIKKTTDPKEKRRHILIYNVKVYLVVAFCFALVTLFSTVFGSGNSVAGVVVLLALLVLRQADFGIKTTHGLLCIAGIFGILIVGPRLTNTLAPIPAFFMNLVFIMLLMILGCHNIIMFNHSTFVLGYLLLQGYDVTGEEYILRIASLLIGMIICMAVFYKNQKNRPYRRTFLDLFREFNLRSARNWWYVRLTVIVSTALLIMSLLGLPRAMWAGIACMSVCLPFSSDLVARAKLRGPYNILGSLIFVILYLVLPKSMYPYIGIIGGIGVGYSAGYAWQTVFNTFGALSIASNLFGMTGAVILRIGANVFASVYTVVMDKLLNKFFENSIELSPEYNS, from the coding sequence ATGACATTTTATCAAGAGCTGCAGCTTAGCTCAACTGGTTCAAAAGAATTAATTAAAAAGACAACAGACCCAAAGGAAAAGAGAAGGCACATCTTAATTTATAATGTTAAGGTATATCTTGTCGTAGCCTTCTGTTTTGCCTTAGTAACGCTGTTTAGCACAGTATTTGGTTCCGGAAATAGTGTAGCTGGTGTAGTTGTCTTATTAGCATTACTTGTTCTTCGACAGGCAGATTTCGGAATTAAAACAACACATGGTCTTTTGTGCATTGCAGGGATATTTGGAATTCTTATTGTAGGACCAAGACTTACTAACACTTTAGCCCCGATACCGGCATTCTTTATGAATCTGGTCTTCATTATGTTATTAATGATTCTTGGCTGCCATAATATCATTATGTTCAACCATTCGACTTTTGTGTTAGGATATTTGTTATTACAAGGATATGATGTGACAGGCGAAGAATATATTTTACGAATTGCCAGCTTACTGATTGGAATGATCATTTGTATGGCTGTATTTTATAAAAACCAGAAAAACCGCCCATATCGCAGAACTTTTCTTGATTTATTCCGAGAATTTAATCTTCGTTCCGCAAGAAACTGGTGGTATGTACGCCTGACTGTAATTGTTTCTACGGCTTTGCTAATTATGTCATTATTAGGATTACCACGTGCAATGTGGGCAGGAATTGCCTGTATGTCCGTTTGCCTGCCATTTTCCAGTGATCTTGTGGCAAGAGCGAAACTAAGAGGACCATATAATATTTTAGGTTCTCTGATTTTTGTAATCCTTTATCTTGTACTGCCAAAGTCAATGTATCCATATATTGGAATTATCGGAGGAATCGGTGTCGGTTATTCCGCAGGATATGCATGGCAGACAGTATTTAATACCTTTGGAGCATTGTCTATTGCTTCTAACCTGTTTGGCATGACTGGAGCAGTAATTCTTCGTATTGGAGCGAATGTATTTGCTTCTGTTTATACTGTAGTAATGGACAAATTATTAAATAAATTTTTCGAAAATTCAATCGAGCTATCTCCGGAATATAACTCGTAA
- a CDS encoding uracil-xanthine permease family protein — translation MSEELFKVDGKTSVGETLPLALQHVVAMIVGCVTPAIIVAGVGGLSEQDSVILIQAALTMSAITTLIQVVPLLRTGKVSIGSGLPVIMGISFAYVPTMQAIAGTFDIATILGAQIVGGIVAVIVGIFIKQIRKFFPPLITGTVVFAIGLSLYPTAINYMAGGASNESYGSWQNWLVAIITLCIVTVLNHYGKGIWKLASILIGIIAGYIISLFFGMVDFSAVVNASWFALPKPMHFGITFEPSSCVAIGVLFAINSIQAIGDFSATTTGGLDRMPTDEELSGGIVGYGLSNIFCAVFGGLPTATYSQNVGIVGSTKVVAKRVFETSAIIILIAGLIPKFSSVLTTIPYCVLGGATVSVFASIAMTGIKLITTAPMDFRNTTVVGLSIALGMGVTQANAALATFPEWVTTIFGKSPVVLATITAVFLNLVLPKSEQS, via the coding sequence ATGTCAGAAGAACTATTCAAAGTGGATGGAAAGACATCAGTTGGTGAAACCCTTCCGCTTGCCCTGCAACATGTGGTGGCCATGATTGTAGGATGTGTTACACCGGCAATTATTGTAGCTGGTGTAGGTGGATTATCCGAACAGGATTCGGTTATCTTAATTCAGGCAGCCCTGACAATGTCAGCAATCACAACACTTATTCAGGTAGTCCCACTACTTAGAACAGGTAAAGTTTCGATTGGTTCCGGGCTTCCGGTTATTATGGGTATCAGTTTTGCCTATGTGCCAACAATGCAGGCAATTGCAGGAACCTTTGATATTGCAACCATTTTAGGAGCGCAGATTGTCGGAGGTATCGTAGCGGTTATCGTTGGTATTTTTATCAAACAAATTCGTAAGTTTTTTCCACCATTAATTACTGGTACAGTTGTATTTGCTATTGGACTTTCGTTATATCCGACAGCAATTAATTACATGGCTGGTGGAGCAAGTAATGAAAGCTATGGTTCCTGGCAGAACTGGCTTGTAGCCATTATTACACTCTGTATCGTAACGGTACTCAATCATTATGGAAAAGGAATCTGGAAACTGGCATCCATATTAATTGGAATTATTGCAGGATATATCATTTCATTATTCTTTGGAATGGTTGATTTTTCTGCCGTAGTAAATGCATCCTGGTTTGCGTTACCAAAACCAATGCATTTTGGTATTACGTTTGAACCTTCTTCTTGTGTAGCAATTGGAGTATTATTTGCAATCAACTCTATTCAGGCAATCGGAGACTTTTCTGCGACAACGACAGGAGGGCTTGACCGTATGCCTACAGATGAAGAATTAAGCGGTGGTATCGTAGGCTATGGTTTAAGCAATATTTTCTGTGCGGTATTTGGTGGTCTTCCAACAGCTACATACAGTCAGAATGTAGGTATCGTAGGTTCCACAAAAGTTGTTGCAAAAAGAGTATTTGAAACTTCTGCAATTATTATCCTTATCGCAGGATTAATTCCGAAGTTTTCTTCAGTACTGACAACAATCCCATACTGCGTACTCGGTGGAGCAACCGTTTCTGTATTTGCATCAATTGCAATGACAGGAATTAAGTTAATTACTACAGCTCCGATGGACTTTAGAAATACAACGGTAGTTGGTTTATCAATTGCCCTTGGAATGGGTGTGACACAGGCTAATGCGGCACTGGCAACCTTCCCGGAATGGGTAACAACAATCTTTGGAAAGTCCCCGGTAGTATTAGCAACAATCACCGCAGTATTTTTAAATCTGGTATTACCAAAATCAGAACAATCCTGA
- a CDS encoding DUF3592 domain-containing protein, whose translation MTYFHIYSFILAALPLLLGFLFVWFGKKLWNNAAKKNEEYQQRYTGHTTLRVIRVEKNEWEETNSNEQGPESRISVTSYTPVYEYRVNGQRYEYHTRIGSSIDQYPIGKEYPGYYNPKNPADVTETLNDITGGGNRFFSLLFFGIGVLAIIFALIRISAVITIL comes from the coding sequence ATGACATATTTTCATATTTATTCTTTTATTTTAGCGGCACTCCCGCTGCTTTTAGGATTCCTGTTTGTCTGGTTTGGAAAAAAACTGTGGAACAACGCAGCTAAAAAAAATGAAGAATATCAGCAGCGTTACACAGGACATACCACATTGCGTGTAATCAGAGTAGAAAAAAATGAATGGGAAGAAACAAATTCAAACGAACAGGGACCAGAAAGCAGAATTTCTGTTACCTCTTATACTCCAGTTTACGAGTATAGGGTAAATGGTCAACGATATGAATATCATACCCGTATAGGAAGTTCTATCGATCAGTATCCTATCGGAAAAGAATACCCTGGATATTATAATCCAAAAAATCCAGCGGATGTAACAGAAACCTTAAACGATATAACAGGTGGAGGTAATCGTTTCTTTAGTTTGTTGTTTTTTGGAATCGGAGTACTGGCTATTATATTTGCACTGATAAGAATATCGGCAGTTATAACGATCCTATAA
- a CDS encoding viroplasmin family protein, producing the protein MAKKKIYAVRKGNKTGLFYSWDECKKAVHGYSGAEYKGFLTKEEAEDFLNIGAVKTATGKNFSTAATRIDSSPLTTSTSNRLVVYVDGSFDVNLQKYSFGCVILLEDGRILERYGNGEEPELLAIRNVAGEMYGAMYAVQWAFENGYSSIVLHYDYEGIEKWATGVWSAKNPHTKKYAAFMRNMQEKMEVIFQKVRAHSGDYYNEQVDQLAKKALINGNGIPAIDKIK; encoded by the coding sequence ATGGCAAAAAAGAAAATTTACGCCGTAAGAAAAGGAAATAAAACAGGATTATTTTATTCATGGGATGAATGTAAAAAAGCAGTGCATGGCTATTCTGGAGCAGAATATAAGGGATTTTTAACGAAGGAAGAAGCAGAAGATTTTTTAAATATTGGAGCTGTTAAGACAGCTACTGGTAAAAATTTTTCAACAGCAGCAACAAGGATAGATTCTAGTCCATTGACAACCTCAACATCTAACCGGCTTGTTGTTTATGTAGACGGAAGTTTCGACGTAAATCTTCAAAAATATTCTTTTGGCTGTGTTATTTTACTGGAAGATGGAAGAATCCTCGAGCGATACGGAAATGGTGAGGAGCCAGAACTTCTGGCTATTCGTAATGTGGCCGGAGAAATGTATGGAGCAATGTATGCAGTACAGTGGGCATTTGAAAATGGTTATTCTTCCATTGTTCTTCATTATGATTATGAGGGAATTGAAAAATGGGCAACGGGTGTATGGAGTGCGAAGAATCCACATACGAAGAAATATGCTGCATTTATGAGAAATATGCAGGAGAAGATGGAAGTTATATTCCAGAAAGTAAGAGCACACTCCGGAGATTATTATAATGAACAGGTTGATCAGCTTGCAAAGAAAGCTTTAATAAACGGAAATGGAATACCAGCTATCGATAAAATAAAATAA
- a CDS encoding metal ABC transporter ATP-binding protein, producing MAYLTCKNLTLGYEGHAIVSDLNFKVGKGDYLCIVGENGTGKSTLIKTLLHLQDAISGEVMAGDGLKAYEVGYLPQQTVVQKDFPATVEEIVLSGTLAKCGWRPFYSKVEKRMAEEKMKKMDVWNLRKSCYRNLSGGQQQRTLLARALCATSKVILLDEPVTGLDPKVTAEFYQVTKDLNEEGIAVIMVSHDVQALTYATHILHMDQRDSFYGTKEEYMNSDKWKLFKNTEEDRIGGEKK from the coding sequence ATGGCTTATCTTACATGTAAAAACTTAACATTAGGATATGAGGGACATGCCATTGTATCAGATTTGAATTTTAAAGTTGGAAAAGGTGATTATCTTTGTATTGTAGGGGAAAATGGAACAGGGAAAAGTACATTGATTAAAACACTTCTTCATCTACAGGATGCGATCAGTGGAGAAGTGATGGCTGGTGACGGATTAAAAGCTTACGAAGTAGGGTATTTGCCACAACAAACAGTTGTTCAGAAAGATTTTCCGGCAACTGTAGAAGAAATCGTTCTTTCCGGTACGCTTGCAAAATGCGGATGGCGTCCTTTCTACAGTAAAGTGGAAAAACGTATGGCAGAGGAAAAAATGAAAAAAATGGATGTTTGGAATCTTCGGAAGTCCTGTTACCGAAATCTTTCCGGAGGGCAGCAGCAGAGAACTCTTTTGGCAAGAGCATTATGTGCCACGAGTAAGGTGATTTTATTAGATGAGCCGGTTACCGGTCTTGATCCAAAGGTAACAGCGGAATTTTACCAGGTAACAAAAGATTTAAATGAGGAGGGAATCGCAGTTATTATGGTTTCCCACGATGTGCAGGCACTTACTTATGCAACACACATTCTTCATATGGATCAAAGAGATTCTTTTTACGGAACAAAAGAAGAATATATGAACAGTGATAAGTGGAAGTTATTTAAAAACACAGAAGAAGACAGAATAGGGGGAGAGAAAAAATGA
- a CDS encoding metal ABC transporter substrate-binding protein — MKRLFKKRRTLSASSLLLMSLFLCLFLSVGCSVIKNNAAETPNIFVNEKKDSNAEEDVMEKVSSNKISIVCTTFPQYDWVKNIIGNQEKRFDITLLLDNGVDMHSYQPTIRDIAIAGSGDLFIYVGGESDAWVRDALKEAKNKDLKAINLMDVLGNSVKEEEVVEGMQEEKGFLGHSHKEGEETDDVEEEPEYDEHIWLSIRNAEILVKNIAQEIANIDVQNAEIYEKNADSYIKKLAHLDKQYAATIKNGKYKAILFGDRFPFRYLADDYQLKYYAAFAGCSAETMAGFETVTFLAQKVDTLHLPVILTIENSDGRIAESIKANTAKKDQSMLVMNSLQSVTNEQLLDGITYLKVMRENLSVLSKALN, encoded by the coding sequence ATGAAACGGTTATTTAAAAAGAGAAGAACGTTATCTGCAAGTTCTTTGTTACTGATGAGTCTTTTTCTGTGTCTTTTTTTATCGGTAGGTTGTTCTGTGATAAAAAATAACGCAGCAGAGACTCCGAATATTTTTGTCAATGAAAAAAAAGATAGCAATGCAGAAGAAGATGTTATGGAGAAGGTTTCTAGTAATAAGATTTCAATTGTCTGTACTACTTTTCCACAATATGACTGGGTGAAAAACATTATCGGAAATCAAGAGAAGCGTTTTGATATAACATTATTACTGGATAATGGTGTGGATATGCATAGTTATCAGCCTACGATACGTGATATTGCAATTGCCGGTTCCGGAGATCTTTTTATTTATGTCGGAGGAGAATCCGATGCATGGGTTAGGGATGCTTTAAAAGAAGCGAAGAATAAAGATTTAAAAGCAATTAATCTTATGGATGTTTTGGGCAATTCTGTAAAGGAAGAGGAAGTTGTAGAAGGAATGCAGGAAGAAAAGGGCTTTTTAGGACATTCTCATAAAGAAGGGGAAGAAACAGATGATGTGGAAGAAGAACCAGAATATGATGAGCATATTTGGCTTTCTATCCGGAATGCAGAAATCCTTGTTAAAAATATTGCGCAGGAAATAGCAAATATTGATGTCCAAAATGCAGAAATTTATGAGAAAAACGCGGACTCCTATATTAAAAAGCTTGCTCACTTGGATAAACAATACGCAGCTACGATAAAAAACGGAAAGTATAAAGCAATTTTATTTGGAGACCGTTTCCCATTTCGCTATCTTGCGGATGATTATCAACTAAAGTATTATGCGGCGTTTGCTGGCTGTAGTGCAGAGACAATGGCAGGATTTGAAACGGTAACATTTCTTGCTCAAAAGGTAGATACGTTGCATTTGCCAGTCATATTAACAATAGAGAATTCGGATGGCCGGATTGCGGAATCAATCAAAGCGAATACAGCAAAGAAAGATCAGAGTATGCTGGTAATGAATTCTTTGCAATCCGTTACAAACGAACAGCTTTTAGATGGAATCACATATTTGAAAGTAATGCGTGAGAACTTATCTGTTTTATCAAAGGCATTAAATTAA
- a CDS encoding histidine kinase dimerization/phospho-acceptor domain-containing protein codes for MTDTKYSMKMKKPFKSKRAGALFAAIVLLIGIVTVSIQYFNFVSQTVYHESVSHLTEIFHQSNSALNELVNKNLTYLHMWSEYLQNTSSESEIRDYIDRAQKETEFSNFYFLSAEGNYQTVTGETGYLGLQGNLEDQITQKKDIIMNATLPGKPQLLVFACPEVSGTYQGFEYDAIAVAYNNSDIVKVLDIAAFDGSTSSYVIQSDGRVMINHAVNTQKDVYNFLAFLREHSDLSEENILALAKKFQQENSGAMLVNLDGKKYYLIYEAAEIMNWTLLGIVPADVVNASMNNLQFRSMLIIGGIVFSVAVIIIIIILKENRLRLKRKDTEILYRDELFQKLSMNVDDVFLMLDAKTSKVDYVSPNVEKLLGITVEEVQKDIRILEKLHPKDSEGEKSNYLENLLADEQCERDFEYIHQKNKERRWFHIIAMGSNVEGKKKYILVMSDRTADKKMNQALSEAVRAAETANRAKSTFLSNMSHDIRTPMNAIIGFTTLAVSNIKNQEKVQDYLSKILSSSNHLLSLINDILDMSRIESGKMHLEETEVNLSDLLHDLKTIIGGQIHAKQLELYMDAMDIQMPVMDGYEATRQIRAINDSALSRVPIIAMTANAFSEDKQTAISVGMNGHVAKPIDINVLMPMILKYIK; via the coding sequence ATGACTGATACGAAGTATAGTATGAAAATGAAGAAACCGTTCAAAAGCAAACGAGCAGGAGCCTTATTTGCTGCTATTGTTTTACTTATTGGAATTGTTACGGTCAGCATCCAGTATTTTAATTTTGTATCGCAGACGGTTTATCATGAAAGTGTTTCTCATTTGACTGAGATTTTTCATCAATCAAACAGTGCATTAAATGAGTTAGTCAATAAAAATCTGACGTATCTCCATATGTGGAGTGAATATTTACAGAATACTTCAAGTGAAAGTGAAATTCGTGATTACATAGATAGAGCGCAGAAAGAGACGGAGTTTTCCAACTTTTATTTTCTGTCAGCCGAGGGAAATTATCAAACGGTGACAGGGGAAACAGGGTATCTTGGATTACAGGGAAATCTTGAAGATCAGATCACACAGAAGAAAGATATTATCATGAACGCAACCTTGCCTGGAAAGCCACAGTTACTTGTGTTTGCCTGCCCTGAAGTTTCTGGAACTTATCAGGGATTTGAATATGATGCTATTGCAGTTGCATATAACAATTCTGATATTGTAAAAGTACTGGATATCGCAGCCTTTGATGGGAGTACAAGCAGTTATGTCATTCAATCGGATGGACGTGTCATGATTAACCATGCTGTAAATACACAAAAAGATGTATATAACTTTTTGGCATTTCTGAGAGAACATTCTGATCTTTCCGAAGAGAATATCCTCGCTCTTGCGAAGAAATTTCAACAGGAAAACAGTGGTGCAATGCTTGTAAATCTGGATGGGAAGAAATACTATCTGATTTATGAAGCCGCAGAAATTATGAACTGGACATTACTGGGTATTGTTCCAGCAGATGTAGTCAATGCGAGTATGAATAATCTACAGTTTAGGAGCATGCTTATTATTGGCGGTATTGTATTCAGTGTTGCGGTCATTATTATTATAATCATTCTAAAAGAAAACAGATTGCGGCTGAAGAGAAAAGATACAGAAATTTTGTACAGAGACGAATTGTTTCAGAAATTATCGATGAATGTAGACGATGTTTTCCTTATGCTTGATGCAAAGACATCGAAAGTAGATTATGTGAGTCCGAATGTCGAAAAATTGCTTGGTATCACAGTAGAAGAAGTTCAGAAGGATATTCGTATTTTGGAAAAATTGCATCCGAAAGATTCTGAGGGAGAGAAGTCAAATTATCTGGAAAATCTTTTAGCAGATGAACAGTGTGAACGGGATTTTGAATATATTCATCAGAAGAACAAGGAGCGGCGATGGTTTCATATTATTGCAATGGGCAGCAATGTAGAAGGTAAAAAGAAATATATTCTGGTTATGTCGGACCGTACTGCTGATAAAAAAATGAATCAGGCGCTTTCAGAGGCTGTACGTGCAGCAGAAACTGCTAACCGGGCAAAAAGTACATTTCTTTCCAATATGTCCCACGATATCCGCACACCAATGAATGCGATTATCGGTTTTACTACACTGGCAGTAAGTAACATCAAGAATCAGGAAAAAGTACAGGACTATTTAAGCAAGATTCTCTCATCTAGTAATCATTTACTTTCTCTTATCAATGATATTTTGGATATGAGCCGTATTGAGAGTGGAAAGATGCATTTAGAAGAAACAGAAGTCAATTTATCTGATCTGCTTCACGATCTGAAGACGATTATCGGTGGACAGATCCATGCAAAGCAGCTGGAACTTTACATGGATGCAATGGATATTCAGATGCCGGTTATGGATGGATACGAAGCTACCCGCCAAATTCGTGCAATCAATGATTCAGCATTAAGCAGAGTTCCGATTATTGCCATGACGGCAAATGCTTTTTCAGAGGACAAACAGACGGCAATTTCTGTAGGAATGAATGGTCATGTAGCAAAGCCAATTGATATAAATGTGCTTATGCCAATGATATTAAAATATATTAAGTAA